The Leptospira sp. WS39.C2 genome contains a region encoding:
- the fliQ gene encoding flagellar biosynthesis protein FliQ: MTEVDVVNMMREAFIVTLKISSPILITALVVGLIVGILQTTTSIQEPTIAFVPKLVSIFAVIVFFSAWMVRVMTDYTREIFFMIEKI; this comes from the coding sequence ATGACGGAAGTTGATGTTGTGAATATGATGCGGGAAGCTTTTATTGTGACTTTGAAAATTTCAAGTCCAATCCTCATTACAGCACTTGTGGTGGGACTCATTGTAGGAATTTTACAAACCACCACCTCCATCCAAGAGCCAACGATAGCCTTCGTACCAAAACTTGTTTCTATTTTTGCTGTGATTGTCTTTTTTTCAGCATGGATGGTTAGAGTGATGACGGACTATACGAGAGAAATTTTTTTTATGATCGAAAAGATATGA
- the fliP gene encoding flagellar type III secretion system pore protein FliP (The bacterial flagellar biogenesis protein FliP forms a type III secretion system (T3SS)-type pore required for flagellar assembly.): MKLRFFSFLKRHKSVIFLISILFLVSASGFAGLLAQDKGSRIPIPNLSFNVNEARGPKETSLSLMILFLVTILSLAPAIVMSVTSFTKVVIVFDFVRRALSLQNLPPNQVMMGLALFVTFFIMAPTIGKVNDEALQPYLNGKIDQSAFMEGSMKHLRQFMIRQLGKDGTKDVALFLKIGKVQNVKSFEDVPSYVLVPAFMLSEIKKAFIIGIYIFIPFIVIDLIVASALLAMGFMMLPPVMISLPLKLILFILIDGWNLLVLELVRSYK, from the coding sequence ATGAAACTTCGTTTTTTTTCCTTCTTAAAGAGACATAAATCAGTTATTTTTCTCATTAGCATTTTGTTTTTAGTTTCAGCGAGTGGGTTTGCAGGGCTACTCGCCCAAGACAAAGGTTCTAGAATCCCAATTCCTAATTTATCATTTAACGTAAATGAGGCGAGAGGACCTAAAGAAACGAGTTTATCCCTGATGATCCTTTTTCTTGTCACGATCCTTTCTCTCGCACCTGCGATTGTGATGAGTGTGACTTCGTTTACCAAGGTTGTCATTGTATTTGATTTTGTGAGACGAGCACTTTCTTTGCAGAACCTCCCACCAAACCAGGTGATGATGGGCCTTGCGTTGTTTGTGACCTTTTTTATCATGGCGCCTACTATCGGTAAGGTGAATGATGAAGCTTTACAACCATATTTAAATGGAAAAATTGACCAGTCTGCGTTTATGGAAGGTTCCATGAAACACTTACGTCAATTTATGATCCGGCAACTCGGAAAAGATGGAACCAAAGATGTTGCTCTCTTTTTAAAAATTGGTAAAGTGCAAAACGTAAAATCCTTCGAAGATGTCCCTTCTTATGTATTAGTTCCTGCCTTTATGTTGAGTGAAATCAAAAAAGCATTTATCATTGGGATTTATATATTTATCCCTTTTATCGTAATCGATCTTATTGTTGCTTCTGCCCTTCTTGCTATGGGGTTTATGATGTTACCTCCTGTTATGATTTCCCTTCCTTTGAAACTCATTCTTTTTATCTTAATTGATGGTTGGAACTTACTCGTGCTTGAACTTGTAAGGAGTTATAAATGA
- a CDS encoding FliO/MopB family protein, which yields MYFSFLLLFLITPLFSQNTDTKELDQILRQELGESKPKTSGIDGASNGNSGSSSDSGNQTNGKSGNGFDQSPNTNQSSDGNKQEPNLIQERYAENLDDSPSATWILVKILFVLAILVGAGYYLILQMQKSKSAKYPVKGFMKVLSSLPLSATQSVQIIEVGGRTLVLGVADGSVSLLTEVTAPDEKNQIQKMKEEADPYVPNFLETVLESLQSKAQRKIRINPSQMEGLEMDGAAEIQRKAKEGLERLRKHRKLLEGGET from the coding sequence ATGTACTTTTCTTTTCTCTTACTTTTTCTCATCACACCTTTATTTTCGCAAAACACTGATACCAAAGAACTCGATCAAATTTTACGCCAAGAGTTGGGTGAGTCGAAACCAAAAACGAGTGGAATAGACGGTGCCTCCAATGGAAATTCAGGTTCCAGTTCGGATTCGGGCAACCAAACAAATGGAAAATCAGGGAATGGATTTGATCAATCGCCAAACACAAATCAGTCTTCCGATGGAAATAAACAGGAACCAAACTTAATCCAAGAAAGATATGCGGAAAATCTTGATGATTCTCCTTCCGCTACTTGGATTTTAGTCAAAATATTATTTGTCTTAGCAATTCTTGTAGGTGCTGGGTATTATTTGATTTTGCAAATGCAAAAATCAAAATCAGCCAAATACCCTGTGAAAGGGTTTATGAAGGTGCTTTCGAGTTTGCCTTTGTCTGCAACACAATCTGTTCAAATCATTGAGGTGGGCGGCCGTACACTTGTGTTAGGTGTTGCTGACGGTTCTGTGAGTTTACTCACTGAAGTTACGGCCCCTGATGAAAAAAACCAAATCCAAAAAATGAAAGAGGAAGCAGATCCTTACGTTCCCAACTTTTTGGAAACAGTGCTTGAAAGTTTACAATCCAAAGCACAAAGGAAAATCCGAATCAATCCGAGCCAAATGGAAGGTTTGGAAATGGATGGGGCTGCCGAAATCCAACGAAAGGCCAAAGAAGGTTTGGAACGACTTCGCAAACACAGAAAACTTTTGGAAGGAGGAGAGACATGA
- the fliN gene encoding flagellar motor switch protein FliN translates to MGEGSLSQDEIDALLQGADDTFDLSSLSGASSSSSDNLSPIDRDIISDVIGSAFQVAGNTLGTILAKNTRFMNPATESSSSGDIQKELGSKSVSLYSTISGSLAGRVCLVMAQENAAKIAGVMMGGMAPPGQLDNAQLQTLKDSLAPILGTVTAQIGMKLGGTMSGSPPEISLVNSGRDLQLPDDSTLVKTSLSLNIDGVGSFKVYYVISLTMANSILDIQKGGGQKQQQQSGGMNVNMQPNMGMGGGQGSVGIKGVNFPSLATAGGGPGQTNLNLLMDVQMALTVELGRTKMYIKDILGLGEGSIIELDKLAGEPVDLLVNGKLIAKGEVVVIDENFGVRVTDIVSPTDRLKGEK, encoded by the coding sequence ATGGGTGAAGGTTCACTCTCACAAGACGAGATAGACGCATTACTACAAGGTGCGGATGATACATTCGACCTCTCTTCCTTAAGTGGCGCATCCAGCTCGTCATCGGACAACCTATCTCCAATTGACCGCGACATTATTTCTGATGTGATCGGCTCTGCATTCCAGGTGGCGGGGAACACACTTGGCACGATCTTGGCAAAAAACACTCGTTTTATGAACCCTGCCACCGAATCGAGCTCCTCTGGTGATATCCAGAAAGAGTTGGGCTCAAAATCGGTAAGTTTGTATTCAACCATTAGCGGCAGTTTGGCGGGACGAGTTTGTCTTGTTATGGCCCAAGAAAACGCCGCAAAAATTGCAGGTGTAATGATGGGGGGAATGGCTCCTCCTGGCCAACTCGACAACGCTCAATTACAAACCTTAAAAGACTCACTTGCACCTATCCTCGGAACTGTTACTGCTCAAATAGGAATGAAACTTGGTGGGACCATGTCTGGTAGCCCTCCTGAGATCTCTCTTGTGAATTCTGGGCGTGATTTGCAACTTCCGGATGACAGCACTTTGGTGAAAACTTCCCTCAGTTTGAATATTGATGGTGTTGGATCCTTTAAAGTATATTATGTAATCTCATTGACTATGGCAAACTCCATCCTGGATATCCAAAAGGGTGGTGGTCAAAAACAACAACAACAGTCCGGCGGAATGAATGTTAACATGCAACCAAACATGGGCATGGGTGGCGGACAAGGTTCTGTTGGAATCAAAGGTGTGAATTTTCCATCACTTGCTACGGCTGGTGGTGGACCAGGACAAACCAACCTCAACCTTCTCATGGACGTGCAAATGGCACTGACTGTGGAACTTGGGCGAACCAAAATGTATATCAAAGACATTTTGGGTTTGGGGGAAGGTTCCATCATCGAGTTAGACAAGTTAGCTGGTGAGCCAGTGGATTTACTTGTAAATGGCAAACTCATCGCCAAAGGTGAGGTTGTGGTCATCGATGAAAACTTTGGTGTTCGTGTCACCGATATCGTAAGTCCTACAGACAGACTCAAAGGCGAAAAATGA
- a CDS encoding DUF971 domain-containing protein: MMNFQLATFPKEISFDDDFLYIEWKDGHGSKYSLLDLRKKCPCATCRGGHGGKVGQATGHIESIKLISWTKVGRYAISIVWSDYHNTGIYSYDHLRAYAEGNAGAFD, translated from the coding sequence ATGATGAATTTCCAACTGGCTACTTTTCCAAAAGAAATTTCTTTCGACGATGATTTCCTCTACATCGAGTGGAAAGATGGGCATGGTAGCAAATACTCACTGTTAGACCTGCGGAAAAAATGCCCCTGTGCTACTTGCAGAGGTGGGCATGGTGGGAAAGTGGGCCAAGCAACTGGTCATATTGAGTCCATCAAACTCATTTCTTGGACCAAAGTAGGCCGGTATGCAATTTCCATCGTTTGGAGCGACTACCATAACACAGGAATTTATTCCTATGACCACTTACGAGCCTATGCCGAGGGAAATGCTGGTGCCTTTGACTGA
- the asd gene encoding archaetidylserine decarboxylase (Phosphatidylserine decarboxylase is synthesized as a single chain precursor. Generation of the pyruvoyl active site from a Ser is coupled to cleavage of a Gly-Ser bond between the larger (beta) and smaller (alpha chains). It is an integral membrane protein.), translated as METLFQNGSKFNLILGSDILSPYFYLILIASLYLNVRLGFPQIRFLFLSLKILTGNMDFKGSKGQLVHSQAFFAGIGSSLLSGSVIGTALAIAYGGIGVLFWIWVMSLLVMPIRFVSSTLAVKFRNQLPSGRYLSGPMYFIEKALRAKWLAVAFSLASLVTVLVFGGIFPFVGLTYLTKEGLNLSGLSGPISLSVILLFIVIGGVRRVGRAASILAPIGILLFIFGYFSLFSNGMISFFGFVADVTKEAFSIQAMQGGGAFGVLRALSVSLSTFFLSTETAVGKSSGIAGVVRTDYAAKQGLVSMLASFFEGFIMATMVGFVLYSYGAVNLETILSFPERILEQRDSIPAILFIVSFLCFGVLSLAGWFYSGEQNAFYVFGEKFSNFFRMLFIGSTLGFSYLYVKYGVDVLSFVMHWGYVAAVITSVPLLVSLMLLGKSANLELKKYLSESGARYEIFKDIYLLFLTLLPKNLISKIFGYFSTLKLPRFMMIPILKAFAKAYKINLSEAELEIKEYASLNQFFTRALRAEARIIDSAANAVVSPTDSKITSFGNINQSTIIQAKGIDYSVKELLGSEKFYPHFTNGKYITFYLSPQDYHRIHSPFAGQILGYYYEPGKLFPVNDLAVLNIRGLFPKNERLITFLQTEYGKIAVIKVGASNVGKIRVTYDNKIVTNNWIRFAKEHHYKDVSIMIDKGSEMGRFEMGSTVILVFENDTIDLTNIQLGDKIQYGTTVGHFKSKKTSLPVKF; from the coding sequence ATGGAAACACTCTTTCAAAACGGATCTAAGTTTAATCTCATTTTAGGGTCAGATATCCTAAGCCCATATTTTTACCTCATTCTGATTGCATCGCTTTATTTGAACGTTCGGTTGGGTTTCCCACAGATCCGATTCCTCTTCCTTTCTCTCAAAATCCTCACAGGCAATATGGATTTTAAAGGGTCAAAAGGCCAACTTGTCCATTCCCAAGCTTTTTTTGCAGGGATTGGTTCATCGCTTCTATCTGGTTCTGTAATTGGAACGGCTCTTGCCATCGCCTATGGCGGAATTGGTGTTCTTTTTTGGATTTGGGTAATGAGTCTTTTGGTAATGCCAATTCGTTTTGTTTCTTCTACCTTGGCAGTAAAATTCAGAAACCAACTTCCTAGTGGTCGTTATCTTTCGGGACCAATGTACTTCATCGAAAAAGCGCTGCGTGCCAAGTGGCTTGCCGTTGCTTTTTCCTTAGCGAGCCTTGTGACAGTTTTGGTTTTCGGAGGAATTTTTCCTTTTGTTGGCCTCACTTATCTCACCAAAGAAGGATTGAATTTATCAGGTTTATCAGGTCCAATATCGCTTTCTGTCATTTTACTTTTTATTGTTATAGGTGGTGTTAGGCGAGTGGGGAGGGCAGCGAGTATCCTTGCTCCAATAGGAATTTTATTATTTATCTTTGGTTATTTCTCTCTTTTTTCTAATGGAATGATTTCGTTTTTTGGATTTGTTGCAGATGTCACAAAAGAGGCCTTTTCTATTCAAGCCATGCAAGGTGGTGGAGCTTTTGGAGTTTTACGTGCTCTTTCTGTTTCTTTAAGTACTTTCTTTTTATCCACTGAAACCGCGGTTGGAAAATCTTCTGGGATAGCAGGTGTAGTGCGAACTGACTATGCCGCAAAGCAAGGGTTAGTGAGTATGCTCGCTTCCTTTTTTGAAGGATTTATCATGGCTACCATGGTGGGATTTGTTTTATACTCTTATGGTGCAGTAAACTTAGAAACGATCCTCAGCTTTCCAGAACGTATTTTAGAACAACGAGATTCCATTCCCGCCATCTTATTTATCGTGTCCTTTTTGTGTTTTGGAGTTTTGAGTTTGGCTGGATGGTTCTATAGTGGGGAACAAAATGCATTTTATGTGTTTGGTGAAAAGTTTTCTAATTTTTTTAGAATGTTATTCATTGGATCAACACTTGGATTTTCGTACCTATATGTAAAATATGGAGTGGATGTTTTATCATTTGTTATGCATTGGGGTTATGTGGCGGCAGTGATCACAAGTGTTCCACTTCTTGTCTCTCTGATGTTACTTGGAAAATCGGCTAACCTTGAGCTCAAAAAATATCTCTCCGAATCTGGTGCAAGGTATGAGATATTCAAAGATATCTATTTACTATTTTTAACTTTACTCCCTAAAAATTTAATCTCCAAAATCTTTGGATACTTTTCTACGTTAAAGTTACCAAGATTTATGATGATCCCGATTTTAAAGGCATTTGCAAAAGCTTATAAAATTAACTTAAGTGAAGCGGAACTCGAAATCAAAGAATATGCTTCCCTCAACCAGTTTTTCACTCGTGCCCTTCGGGCCGAAGCTCGTATCATTGATTCCGCCGCCAATGCTGTTGTTTCTCCAACAGATTCCAAAATCACAAGTTTTGGGAACATTAACCAATCCACAATCATCCAGGCAAAAGGGATTGATTATTCCGTTAAAGAATTGTTAGGTTCTGAGAAATTCTACCCACACTTTACGAATGGAAAATACATTACCTTTTATCTTTCCCCACAAGATTATCATAGAATCCATAGTCCGTTCGCTGGCCAAATTTTAGGTTACTATTATGAACCAGGAAAACTCTTTCCTGTGAACGACCTTGCGGTTCTCAATATCCGTGGACTTTTTCCTAAAAACGAAAGGCTTATCACTTTCCTGCAAACAGAATACGGAAAAATTGCCGTGATCAAAGTAGGGGCCTCGAATGTGGGTAAAATCCGAGTCACTTACGACAATAAAATTGTGACAAATAATTGGATCCGTTTTGCCAAAGAACACCACTACAAAGATGTCTCCATTATGATTGATAAAGGATCTGAGATGGGTCGTTTTGAAATGGGATCCACTGTCATCCTAGTGTTTGAGAATGACACGATTGATTTGACAAACATCCAACTGGGAGATAAGATCCAATACGGCACTACCGTGGGCCATTTTAAGTCCAAAAAGACAAGTTTACCGGTCAAATTTTAA
- a CDS encoding arsenate reductase family protein yields the protein MNLQIFGTKKCKDSKKAQLFFQERRIQFQFINLQEKEMSKGELRSILGSVNLDDLIDTESKVYEDKNLKYMLYDKEEALLTNPLLFKTPIVRDGKKATVGFVPEIWKQWINDSKK from the coding sequence ATGAACCTCCAGATCTTCGGAACCAAAAAGTGTAAAGACTCAAAAAAAGCGCAACTATTCTTCCAAGAGAGGCGTATCCAGTTCCAATTCATCAACTTACAAGAAAAAGAAATGAGTAAAGGGGAACTCAGATCCATACTTGGAAGTGTAAACTTAGATGATTTAATCGATACCGAATCTAAAGTTTACGAAGATAAAAATCTGAAATATATGTTATACGATAAAGAAGAAGCACTTTTAACAAACCCTCTTCTATTCAAAACACCAATTGTGAGAGATGGAAAAAAAGCCACTGTAGGTTTTGTACCTGAAATTTGGAAACAGTGGATTAACGATTCTAAAAAATAA
- a CDS encoding polyketide cyclase/dehydrase and lipid transport produces the protein MIETKVETVIKRPISEVFLYVRNMLNQTSYNKSIHEVEVINPEATEYKIQIDLGIFKLNEIYKIEEVVDNKLIIASCTANGMKFTDRYEFSEKEKECHLTIIDKMELRGLFKLSEGLVKMNLKSQMNENLTALKEILES, from the coding sequence ATGATCGAAACAAAAGTTGAGACCGTAATCAAAAGACCAATATCGGAAGTTTTCCTTTATGTTCGGAATATGTTAAACCAAACTTCATATAACAAAAGTATACATGAAGTCGAAGTTATCAATCCAGAAGCGACAGAGTATAAAATCCAAATCGATTTAGGGATCTTCAAACTAAACGAAATTTATAAAATTGAAGAAGTTGTAGATAATAAACTGATTATTGCCAGTTGTACAGCAAATGGAATGAAATTTACAGATCGATACGAATTTTCCGAAAAGGAAAAAGAATGCCATTTGACAATCATCGATAAAATGGAATTACGAGGCCTCTTTAAACTGAGTGAAGGCCTTGTCAAAATGAATCTAAAATCACAGATGAACGAAAATTTAACCGCTCTCAAGGAAATTTTAGAATCTTAA
- the lpxD gene encoding UDP-3-O-(3-hydroxymyristoyl)glucosamine N-acyltransferase translates to MKLKELAERLNASFTGNGELEVNGIKDLEHHTSVDPNSIYYVASKKYLNKHKKAADVKVALTIDSLASIFPNAIIIPEEGSKVKFIQVISFFEKKPSYPSSISQKASIHPTVTLGKNVTIMDFVVLQENVKIGDNVILYPNVVLESNVEVGDETIIKSGVVVYYDCKIGKRNLIHANTVIGADGFGFYDYSGVRYKVPQIGNVVIGDDVEMGAHCTVDRAALESTTIGNFTKFDDHVHVGHNCRVGNYVYIAGATVLAGSVTVEDGCFLAGQSAVAEHLTMRKGSILLGLSGLTEDSKEKTAYFGIPARPALEMHRIHSSLPLLPEIAKEHTKRKNLEN, encoded by the coding sequence ATGAAACTAAAAGAGTTAGCTGAACGATTGAATGCAAGTTTCACTGGAAATGGTGAATTAGAGGTGAATGGAATCAAAGATTTAGAACACCATACTTCAGTTGATCCAAATAGCATCTATTATGTGGCGTCAAAAAAATATTTAAACAAACACAAAAAAGCTGCTGATGTAAAAGTTGCACTTACAATTGATTCCCTTGCTTCTATTTTTCCAAATGCTATCATCATTCCCGAAGAAGGTTCAAAAGTAAAATTCATACAAGTAATTTCCTTTTTCGAAAAAAAGCCTAGTTATCCTTCTTCCATTTCTCAAAAAGCAAGTATCCATCCAACTGTTACACTGGGTAAAAATGTAACCATTATGGATTTTGTTGTCCTCCAAGAGAATGTTAAAATTGGTGATAATGTAATCCTTTATCCAAATGTTGTATTAGAATCAAATGTAGAAGTAGGCGATGAAACCATTATAAAATCTGGTGTTGTGGTCTATTACGATTGTAAAATTGGAAAACGGAATTTGATCCATGCAAATACAGTGATAGGTGCTGATGGGTTTGGTTTTTATGATTATTCAGGTGTTCGCTATAAAGTTCCACAAATTGGAAATGTAGTGATTGGTGATGATGTCGAAATGGGTGCACATTGTACGGTGGATCGTGCTGCTTTAGAATCTACAACGATTGGAAACTTTACTAAATTTGATGACCATGTACACGTTGGCCATAATTGTCGAGTTGGTAATTATGTGTATATAGCTGGTGCAACAGTACTCGCTGGATCTGTAACCGTAGAAGATGGTTGTTTTTTAGCTGGTCAATCAGCTGTCGCAGAACACCTAACAATGAGAAAAGGTTCCATACTATTGGGTTTGTCTGGACTTACAGAAGACTCAAAGGAAAAAACCGCCTATTTTGGGATACCTGCAAGACCAGCGCTTGAAATGCATAGGATTCATAGTTCTTTGCCATTATTACCAGAAATTGCAAAAGAACATACCAAACGAAAAAATTTAGAAAATTAA
- a CDS encoding OmpA family protein — translation MPLFKTNKVLFCLLLTYTVQYFSSANLNLYAQEGVIFENPYQKTENQTDVTSFTIYFTKKSNLIPKQDQIRLQSVADFLYRNKNYEIQINAHAVEGKTNKENVLISEKRSLEVERFLLIHSVEPNQIRRLFFGNSKSPNQTKEHEALNRRVELILQQMN, via the coding sequence ATGCCACTCTTTAAAACTAACAAAGTACTATTTTGTCTTTTGTTAACTTACACTGTTCAATACTTTTCTAGTGCGAATCTAAATTTATATGCACAAGAGGGAGTGATTTTCGAGAATCCATATCAAAAAACTGAAAATCAAACAGACGTTACTTCTTTTACAATTTATTTTACAAAAAAATCAAATTTAATACCGAAACAGGACCAAATCCGACTGCAATCCGTAGCCGATTTTTTATACCGAAATAAAAATTATGAAATTCAAATCAACGCACATGCAGTGGAAGGGAAAACAAACAAAGAGAATGTGTTGATCAGCGAAAAACGATCCTTAGAGGTAGAGCGTTTTCTATTAATCCACTCAGTAGAACCTAACCAAATCAGAAGACTTTTCTTTGGAAATTCTAAATCACCAAACCAAACAAAAGAACACGAAGCCTTAAATAGAAGAGTTGAACTTATTTTACAACAGATGAATTAG
- a CDS encoding TIGR04282 family arsenosugar biosynthesis glycosyltransferase, with protein sequence MEVRKLIIFAKQPRFGQVKTRLAKSIGDTHALEVYQTLLSLTGSITKNLNAQKIVYWDEIPLTPNSCFKEEFQNMEQTTGDLGKKMEVAFQTEFDQSNCKTLIIGTDCPYLTDKIFEDAYLALDHSDFVIGPATDGGYYLLGMKKFNPIVFQNIHWSTETVLSETIRKIIENHFTYTLIQELNDIDTENDWLEWQQMN encoded by the coding sequence ATGGAAGTAAGGAAATTAATCATCTTCGCCAAACAACCTAGGTTTGGCCAAGTAAAAACAAGATTGGCAAAATCGATAGGTGATACGCATGCTCTGGAAGTGTATCAAACTTTATTATCACTTACTGGTTCGATAACAAAAAATTTAAATGCACAGAAGATAGTGTATTGGGATGAAATTCCACTCACGCCGAATTCGTGTTTTAAAGAAGAATTTCAAAATATGGAACAAACAACTGGTGATTTAGGGAAAAAAATGGAGGTAGCTTTCCAAACGGAATTCGATCAGTCAAATTGTAAGACATTAATCATTGGGACTGATTGTCCATATCTCACGGATAAAATATTTGAAGATGCTTATCTAGCATTGGATCATTCTGATTTTGTAATCGGACCTGCAACGGATGGTGGTTATTATTTATTAGGAATGAAAAAATTCAATCCAATTGTATTTCAGAACATACATTGGAGCACAGAGACTGTATTATCAGAAACAATTCGGAAAATAATAGAGAATCATTTTACTTATACACTAATACAAGAGTTAAATGATATTGATACCGAAAATGATTGGTTGGAATGGCAACAAATGAACTAA
- a CDS encoding glycosyltransferase family 2 protein, with the protein MRNEEENKIICIIPARDEEESIELALTGLIKNSGLNISDFLIVNNASKDNTLTIVKRMGVKVLDCTEIGYGNACIVALNWIQKSISKPQYILFCDADGSDDPKDIKNLIQTIIKTNANLVIGSRSLGKAETGSLSSIQIFGNALTCLLIKIFFRKHYTDMGPLRIIQYDSLLRLDMKDKTWGWNIEMHVKALQKQMQVIEIPVDYRKRIAGVSKISGTLFMSLRVGTKILFTFFKLLIFGK; encoded by the coding sequence ATGCGAAACGAAGAGGAGAATAAAATCATTTGTATCATCCCTGCTCGGGATGAAGAAGAAAGTATCGAATTAGCTTTAACGGGTCTCATAAAAAACTCTGGTTTAAATATATCAGACTTCCTTATTGTGAACAACGCTTCAAAAGATAATACTTTGACAATTGTGAAACGAATGGGGGTCAAAGTTCTAGATTGTACGGAAATTGGGTATGGGAATGCTTGTATTGTTGCTCTTAATTGGATCCAAAAATCCATATCCAAACCCCAATATATTTTATTCTGCGATGCAGATGGATCCGATGATCCCAAGGATATTAAAAATTTAATCCAAACTATCATTAAAACTAATGCTAACCTAGTGATTGGTTCGAGGTCACTGGGGAAAGCAGAAACAGGTTCTTTATCCTCCATTCAAATTTTTGGAAATGCGTTAACATGTTTATTAATCAAAATTTTCTTTCGAAAACACTACACTGACATGGGGCCACTCAGGATCATTCAATATGATTCGCTTTTGCGATTGGATATGAAAGATAAGACTTGGGGATGGAATATTGAAATGCACGTCAAAGCATTACAAAAACAAATGCAAGTGATTGAGATACCTGTTGATTATAGAAAAAGAATTGCCGGGGTTTCTAAAATATCTGGAACCCTTTTTATGTCCTTAAGAGTTGGAACTAAAATACTATTTACATTTTTTAAATTACTTATTTTTGGTAAGTGA